A DNA window from Setaria viridis chromosome 2, Setaria_viridis_v4.0, whole genome shotgun sequence contains the following coding sequences:
- the LOC117845059 gene encoding uncharacterized protein, with product MSSANRSRKYESGYQKRKKKQRIEDLTQSQKGAMDKFVRKESTDNQSLGQGQGAALDNNDDNDPTDGQIETENIVGVEEVNDDNIVADVNDSFQPDIFDPRYWDSLDHKQIDILAEKGPTRDLSITKGPKDRYSRRFSALFYTRILSNGEHCDRDWLVYSKELDKVFCFGCKLFTKGHRKGQLANEGFNDWIHLGIRLKEHETSPNHVLSMTTWYELRSRLQKDQTIDKDAQRQLEKEKDHWRKVLFRIVCIVKFLAKHNLAFRGTNSKMYEDSNGNFLGLVEMLAEFDPIIQEHVRRITSEETQAHYLDFKIQNELIHLLASAIKSEIIKKIKSAKYFSVILDCTPDASHQEQMSLIIRYVDSSSSDVRVEESFIGFLDVNDTTGQGIFDVLENELKLLGLDIDDVRGQGYDNGSNMKGKHKGVKKKLLDVNPRAFYSACGCHSLNLTLCDMAKTCGKAKDFFGIIQRIYTTFANSTKKWQILKDNISGLTLKSVSATRWESRVESVKAIRFQCTDIREALLQVSDVDNDPKTSSEAKGLANNELGEYEFILSIVIWYEVLYAVNLVSKHLQAKDMLIDVAIEKVEGLISFFKGYRETGFSEALEIAKGIALEMDIGTTFRKRREIKRKKQFDENLDDTNATTQSAEELFRISYFLPIVDQAISSLTTRFEQYQSYQQNFGFLFTSETLQSLDDTSLKSSCDNLGAVLTKDGKSDVDANDLYVELKFLQHFIPKENMGPIEILKFLKRHDCFPNASIAYRILLTIPVTVASAERSFSKLKLLKSYLRSTMTQQRLNDLATIALESGLLEKIDYEHIIEDFISRNTKRMKYFN from the exons ATGTCTTCTGCAAATCGGTCTAGAAAGTATGAATCTGGTTACCAAAAgcgtaagaaaaaacaaagaatagaggatttaactcaatctcaaaagggtgctatggataaatttgttAGAAAAGAGTCCACCGATAATCAATCACTTGGTCAAGGACAGGGAGCTGCACTTGATAATAATGATGACAATGATCCTACAGATGGTCAGATAGAGACAGAAAATATTGTTGGGGTTGAGGAAGTTAATGATGACAATATTGTTGCAGATGTTAATGATTCCTTTCAGCCTGATATATTTGATCCTAGATATTGGGATTCCCTTGATCATAAACAAATTGATATTTTAGCAGAAAAGGGCCCTACAAGAGATTTATCAATTACAAAAGGTCCTAAGGATAGATATTCCAGAAGGTTTTCTGCACTATTCTATACAAGAATTTTATCAAATGGGGAGCATTGTGATAGAGATTGGCTTGTCTATTCTAAGGAACTCGACAAGGTCTTTTGCTTTGGttgtaaattatttacaaaaggCCATCGAAAAGGTCAGTTGGCAAATGAGGGGTTTAATGACTGGATACATCTTGGTATTAGACTTAAAGAGCATGAGACAAGTCCAAATCATGTTTTGAGTATGACAACTTGGTATGAGTTGCGTAGTAGATTGCAAAAGGATCAAACTATTGATAAAGATGCTCAACGACAActcgagaaagaaaaggaccatTGGAGAAAAGTTTTGTTCAGAATTGTTTGCATTGTTAAATTTCTTGCCAAGCATAATCTAGCTTTTCGTGGGACTAATAGCAAAATGTATGAAGATAGCAATGGGAATTTCTTGGGATTGGTAGAGATGTTGGCTGAATTTGACCCAATTATTCAAGAACATGTTCGTCGTATTACAAGTGAGGAAACTCAAGCTCATTATCTTGATTTTAagattcagaatgagttgatacATTTGCTTGCTTCTGCTATTAAGTCTgaaattattaagaaaataaagagtGCAAAGTACTTCTCTGTCATACTTGATTGTACTCCTGATGCAAGCCACCAAGAACAAATGTCTTTAATTATAAGATATGTTGACTCATCTTCAAGTGATGTTCGCGTAGAAGAATCCTTTATAGGATTTTTGGATGTCAATGATACAACTGGGCAAGGAATTTTTGACGTGCTAGAGAATGAACTAAAGCTCCTTGGTCTTGATATAGATGATGTGAGAGGACAAGGTTATGATAATGGGTCAAATATGAAAGGGAAACATAAAGGGGTAAAAAAGAAACTTTTGGATGTAAATCCTCGTGCTTTCTATTCTGCTTGTGGTTGCCATAGCCTTAATTTAACACTTTGTGATATGGCTAAGACTTGTGGTAAAGCTAAGGATTTCTTTGGAATCATCCAGCGCATCTATACAACTTTTGCTAATTCTACCAAGAAATGGCAGATTCTGAAAGATAACATATCAGGATTGACTCTTAAGTCAGTATCAGCTACACGTTGGGAGAGTCGTGTTGAAAGTGTTAAAGCTATAAGATTTCAGTGCACAGACATTCGAGAGGCTCTACTTCAG GTATCTGATGTTGATAATGATCCAAAAACAAGCAGTGAGGCTAAGGGCTTGGCAAACAATGAACTTGGAGAATATGAATTTATATTGTCAATCGTCATTTGGTATGAGGTATTATATGCCGTTAATTTAGTAAGCAAACACTTGcaagcaaaagatatgcttaTTGATGTTGCCATTGAGAAAGTGGAAGGGTTGATTTCTTTCTTCAAGGGTTATAGGGAAACTGGTTTCTCAGAAGCATTAGAGATTGCCAAAGGGATTGCACTTGAGATGGATATTGGTACAACGTTTCGTAAAAGAagagaaattaaaagaaagaaacaatttgatgagaACCTAGATGACACAAATGCTACTACACAATCTGCCGAGGAGCTATTTAGAATAAGCTATTTTTTACCTATTGTTGATCAAGCAATTTCCTCACTCACAACAAGATTTGAACAGTACCAGAGTTACCAACAAAATTTTGGTTTCCTATTTACCTCTGAAACATTACAATCATTGGATGACACGAGTTTGAAATCTTCTTGTGATAATCTTGGGGCTGTCCTTACAAAAGACGGAAAATCTGATGTTGATGCCAATGATTTGTATGTGGAGTTAAAGTTTCTTCAACATTTCATTCCTAAAGAAAATATGGGTCCTATTGAAATTCTAAAGTTCCTAAAGCGGCATGACTGTTTTCCCAATGCAAGTATTGCATATAGAATTCTGTTGACCATTCCTGTGACCGTTGCATCAGCAGAgcgaagcttttcaaaattgaaactATTGAAGTCATATTTACGTTCGACAATGACACAACAAAGACTTAATGATTTGGCTACAATAGCACTTGAAAGTGGATTACTGGAGAAGATTGATTATGAGCATATTattgaagatttcatttcaAGGAATACTAAAAGAATGAAGTACTtcaattaa